In Rhodothermales bacterium, a single window of DNA contains:
- a CDS encoding phosphohydrolase, whose translation MPDWKTPSPKEEQLDRALLSHTDGRLHEAVKAMVSDKEINLYHSYANVVSVRRLGYNDHGPVHARVTTYNALKLMRLLHEGGVETSLVAEDVATYEDSCFAVALGCFLHDLGMSVTRERHEWHSIILADKIITRYLDTFYPDDLAMQIVLRSVIHESIVGHMAHDRIHSLEAGVVLVADGTDMTRGRSRIPMNLERDPMVGDMHRYSANSITRVDLGPGANKPVRLTIQMNDVTGLFQIEEVLMTKVKASPIMPFLEIAAEISGQEPKLYLR comes from the coding sequence ATGCCGGACTGGAAGACCCCGAGTCCGAAGGAAGAACAACTCGATCGGGCGCTGCTGTCCCACACGGATGGTCGACTCCATGAGGCCGTCAAGGCCATGGTATCGGACAAGGAAATCAACCTGTACCACAGCTACGCCAATGTCGTCTCGGTACGCCGCTTGGGGTACAATGACCATGGACCCGTACATGCCCGTGTAACAACGTACAACGCCTTGAAACTCATGCGCCTCCTTCATGAAGGAGGGGTTGAAACGAGTCTGGTGGCGGAAGACGTGGCTACCTACGAGGATTCCTGTTTTGCCGTGGCGTTGGGATGTTTCCTCCATGACCTGGGCATGTCGGTTACGCGTGAGCGGCACGAATGGCATTCGATTATCCTGGCCGACAAAATCATCACTCGCTATCTGGACACCTTCTATCCCGACGACCTGGCCATGCAGATCGTACTGCGTTCGGTCATCCATGAATCGATTGTCGGGCATATGGCGCACGACCGGATCCATTCACTTGAAGCCGGTGTGGTGTTGGTCGCTGATGGTACCGACATGACGCGTGGACGCAGTCGGATTCCGATGAACCTGGAACGGGATCCCATGGTGGGAGATATGCATCGGTATTCTGCGAACTCCATTACGCGCGTGGATCTTGGGCCGGGAGCGAACAAGCCAGTCCGCTTGACCATCCAGATGAACGATGTAACCGGGCTTTTCCAGATCGAGGAAGTGCTCATGACCAAGGTGAAGGCATCACCGATCATGCCGTTCCTGGAGATTGCCGCCGAAATATCGGGCCAGGAGCCCAAGCTTTACCTGCGCTAA
- a CDS encoding FAD-dependent oxidoreductase — MKVSIVGAGIHGLSTAVQARRMGMSVTLYDQGPIPNPASSSHDAHRLIRHTYGDRHGYAQLVVDAYRAWDRLWEQTGISRYVPTGTLAVGFKGSKWIHHSVKSLRRLGLTVEALPAGALRERFPWILLDHQDDALYAPGGGILLADRILEDLAILARQTGVDIQENRRIIPEHLPSDQTTLWCTGAWTHMPDVIPSRQVIGYLQERPSWAGIASHPDGAYPMILDLDERGGLYVVPGVAGTPWKIGMHTFSRSGSPDDSREVSSKELDELGHLYRSRIADPTGPGILAGRACWYAVQEDSRFQLRETPMGLHFYGGSGHSFKFGALTGEILASVLTGNTRVGDAARVLSGRG; from the coding sequence ATGAAGGTTTCCATTGTCGGCGCCGGAATCCACGGCCTGTCGACGGCCGTCCAGGCCAGAAGAATGGGAATGTCGGTCACGTTGTACGACCAAGGGCCCATCCCGAACCCGGCATCGTCCAGTCATGATGCCCATCGTCTCATTCGACATACGTACGGGGATCGTCACGGATATGCCCAACTTGTAGTGGACGCGTACCGCGCGTGGGACCGCCTGTGGGAGCAGACCGGAATCTCGCGGTACGTCCCGACCGGTACGCTCGCCGTCGGTTTCAAGGGCTCCAAATGGATCCATCATTCGGTGAAGTCCCTGCGCCGACTCGGCCTGACCGTTGAAGCTCTCCCCGCGGGAGCCCTCAGGGAGCGGTTTCCCTGGATCCTGCTGGACCATCAGGACGACGCACTCTACGCTCCGGGTGGGGGCATCCTGCTCGCAGATCGTATCCTCGAGGACCTGGCGATATTGGCCCGGCAAACCGGCGTGGACATCCAGGAAAACCGCCGCATCATTCCCGAGCATCTCCCGTCGGACCAAACAACGTTGTGGTGCACGGGGGCCTGGACGCACATGCCCGACGTGATTCCCTCCAGGCAAGTCATCGGATATCTACAGGAACGGCCTTCCTGGGCCGGAATTGCGAGCCACCCGGATGGAGCATACCCCATGATCCTGGACCTCGACGAACGGGGTGGACTATACGTCGTGCCGGGTGTGGCCGGTACTCCCTGGAAAATCGGCATGCATACCTTCTCCCGGTCCGGATCGCCAGACGACAGTCGAGAGGTTTCCAGTAAGGAACTGGATGAACTCGGGCACTTGTACCGCAGCCGCATTGCCGACCCGACCGGTCCCGGGATTCTGGCAGGTCGCGCGTGTTGGTACGCCGTCCAGGAAGACAGCCGCTTCCAACTCCGCGAAACGCCAATGGGCCTCCATTTTTACGGAGGATCGGGGCATTCCTTCAAGTTCGGGGCACTCACGGGCGAAATCCTGGCCAGTGTGCTGACCGGCAATACGCGTGTCGGGGATGCTGCTCGCGTGCTGTCAGGACGCGGATGA
- a CDS encoding ornithine cyclodeaminase family protein, translating to MTVLTDDEVAARLSWETLVPALRLAFAEQRTSSPSSALSTHGQPTRAAFRIPGGHLLAMPSWGTHLGVKIATIFPDQRPSVQATYVLLDRATGERLAVMAADALTRLRTAATSALASSFLSAPDAGTLLMIGAGRMAGPLISAHAHVRPVTRILLWNRTPDRAEELASEVRSSGWAKEIHVVRDLYQAIGESDIICAATLSREPLITLRDVRPGAHVDLVGAFTPDMRESDSALMAASSLFVDERNAALSEAGDVIQAVHEHAIGPNHIQADLFDLCSGGHIGRQDRSEITVFKSVGNALEDLVAASLVFQQLP from the coding sequence ATGACCGTTCTGACGGATGACGAGGTAGCAGCCCGGCTTTCATGGGAGACGCTCGTGCCGGCACTCCGCTTGGCCTTCGCCGAGCAGCGTACATCGTCGCCTTCCAGTGCATTATCCACACACGGCCAACCCACCCGGGCTGCGTTCCGGATTCCGGGAGGGCACCTTCTCGCCATGCCGTCATGGGGAACCCATCTCGGCGTCAAGATTGCGACCATATTTCCGGATCAACGCCCTTCGGTACAGGCGACCTATGTACTCCTGGACCGGGCTACCGGTGAACGTTTGGCGGTGATGGCGGCCGACGCCCTGACACGACTGCGCACGGCGGCAACGTCTGCCCTGGCTTCGTCCTTCCTGTCCGCACCGGACGCCGGAACGCTGCTCATGATCGGTGCCGGACGGATGGCCGGGCCATTGATTTCTGCGCATGCCCACGTACGTCCCGTAACGCGGATCCTGCTCTGGAATCGGACACCCGACCGGGCAGAAGAACTGGCTTCTGAAGTGCGTTCGTCCGGATGGGCCAAAGAAATCCACGTGGTACGGGACCTTTACCAAGCCATCGGTGAATCCGATATCATTTGTGCCGCAACCCTGAGCAGGGAACCACTCATCACCTTGCGGGATGTCCGTCCGGGAGCGCACGTTGACCTTGTGGGAGCCTTCACCCCCGACATGCGCGAATCCGATTCGGCCCTGATGGCCGCCAGCAGCTTGTTCGTGGATGAACGCAACGCAGCGTTGAGCGAGGCTGGAGACGTAATTCAGGCTGTCCATGAACACGCCATAGGGCCCAACCATATCCAGGCGGACTTGTTCGACCTGTGTTCCGGTGGCCACATCGGCCGACAGGATCGCTCTGAGATTACCGTTTTCAAGTCGGTGGGAAATGCGCTCGAAGATCTGGTTGCCGCCTCACTGGTTTTCCAGCAGCTGCCATGA
- a CDS encoding aldehyde dehydrogenase family protein yields the protein MNDVLTQNFIDGVWQDGSTGKTFKDINPAIHSDVIGQFPESGVEDVDDAVRAARKAFRSWSRMPAPARGDILRRIGDLLTERKSQLAFQMTREMGKPFFETKGDVQEAIDTAYYAATETRRLFGHTVPSELPNKFNMSIRRPIGVIGVITAWNFPVAVPTWKMFPALAAGNTVVFKPSEDAPNSGALLVKIMSDAGVPPGVLNLVQGAGTAGRALVEHPDVDAVSFTGSSETGSRIGEACGRMHKRLSLEMGGKNPAIVLADANLDLVLDGLVWGAFGTTGQRCTATSRLIVHESLHDELVGRLKKQAEALVIGYGNDASTQMGPVINQKGMDKIEYYMGVAKEEGATILTGGNRATDGALADGFFFKPTILTGVTPDMRVAREEIFGPVLSVIKIKDYEEAIAVANNVEYGLSSAIYTNDVSTAFKAMHDIEAGITYINGPTIGAEAHMPFGGVKATGNGHREGGWEVFDFYTETKTVYVDYSGRLQKAQIDNVED from the coding sequence ATGAACGACGTACTCACCCAGAACTTCATTGACGGCGTCTGGCAAGACGGCTCCACCGGCAAAACATTCAAGGACATCAATCCGGCCATCCACAGCGACGTGATCGGTCAGTTTCCGGAATCGGGGGTCGAGGATGTGGACGATGCGGTCCGAGCGGCACGGAAAGCTTTCCGGAGTTGGAGTCGCATGCCCGCCCCGGCCCGCGGCGACATCCTGCGGCGGATTGGCGACCTCCTTACGGAGCGCAAGAGCCAGTTGGCGTTCCAGATGACCCGCGAAATGGGGAAACCGTTCTTTGAAACCAAGGGTGATGTCCAGGAAGCCATCGACACGGCTTACTACGCGGCTACGGAAACGCGTCGGCTGTTCGGGCACACGGTACCCAGCGAGCTCCCGAACAAGTTCAACATGAGCATCCGTCGCCCCATCGGGGTTATCGGCGTCATAACTGCGTGGAATTTCCCGGTTGCCGTGCCCACGTGGAAGATGTTTCCGGCACTTGCCGCGGGGAATACGGTCGTCTTCAAGCCCAGCGAAGACGCCCCGAACTCCGGCGCCCTCCTGGTCAAGATCATGTCCGATGCGGGCGTGCCACCTGGCGTACTCAATCTGGTCCAGGGAGCCGGTACGGCTGGCCGGGCGCTCGTTGAGCATCCGGACGTGGACGCAGTCTCCTTCACAGGATCGTCCGAAACAGGGTCCCGGATCGGTGAGGCCTGTGGTCGCATGCACAAGCGATTGTCCCTGGAGATGGGCGGAAAGAATCCAGCCATCGTTTTGGCAGACGCCAACCTCGACCTGGTCCTTGATGGACTGGTCTGGGGAGCGTTCGGTACGACCGGCCAGCGATGCACGGCGACATCCAGACTGATCGTGCATGAAAGCCTGCATGATGAACTGGTTGGCCGCCTGAAGAAGCAGGCCGAAGCCCTGGTCATCGGTTACGGCAATGACGCATCCACGCAGATGGGCCCCGTCATCAACCAGAAAGGGATGGACAAGATCGAGTATTACATGGGCGTTGCAAAAGAAGAAGGCGCCACGATCCTGACGGGTGGCAACCGTGCTACGGATGGCGCGCTTGCGGACGGGTTCTTCTTCAAGCCCACCATTCTCACCGGTGTTACTCCGGACATGCGCGTGGCGCGCGAGGAAATCTTCGGCCCGGTTCTGTCGGTGATCAAGATCAAGGATTACGAGGAAGCCATCGCGGTCGCCAACAATGTGGAGTACGGTCTGTCCTCCGCCATCTACACGAACGACGTTTCCACGGCTTTCAAGGCCATGCACGACATCGAGGCCGGAATCACCTACATCAACGGGCCGACCATCGGCGCCGAGGCCCATATGCCGTTCGGGGGCGTCAAGGCTACCGGTAACGGCCATCGTGAGGGCGGCTGGGAAGTCTTTGACTTCTATACCGAGACGAAAACCGTGTATGTGGACTACAGCGGTCGCTTGCAGAAAGCCCAGATTGACAACGTGGAAGACTGA
- a CDS encoding aminotransferase class I/II-fold pyridoxal phosphate-dependent enzyme has protein sequence MNLSDRLSDRVKQVPPSGIRRFFDIAATMDDVITLGIGEPDFVSPQPIIQAAKASMDAGRTGYTSNAGIKELRDAISEQLMARYNVSYDAGSEILTTVGVSEAVQLVMLAVLNPGDEILIPEPCFVSYGPTATFAGAKVVYVPTSVENDFQVTAEDIESRITPRTKMIFLAYPSNPTGAVLRRSFLEEIAEVVVRHDLLVLSDEIYDRLIYGKSYERGHTCLPSIGTLRDRTILLGGFSKNYAMTGWRVGYACAPKPIYDAMYKLHQYIIMSAPTAGQWGALAAIQDCQDDVERMRLEYDRRRRFIVDGFRSAGLPTFEPEGAFYCFPDIRSTGFTSEEFAQRLLESEKVAVVPGDAFGPSGAGYIRCSYANSMANIQEAVRRITRFAEQARHEASVGA, from the coding sequence ATGAATCTGTCCGACCGACTTTCCGATCGCGTGAAGCAGGTACCGCCCAGCGGGATCCGTCGTTTTTTTGACATCGCCGCCACGATGGACGATGTGATCACCCTGGGAATCGGCGAGCCGGATTTCGTCTCTCCCCAGCCCATCATCCAGGCTGCAAAGGCCTCCATGGATGCGGGACGCACCGGATACACGTCGAACGCCGGCATCAAGGAGTTGCGTGACGCCATCTCGGAGCAATTGATGGCCAGGTACAACGTGTCCTACGATGCGGGCTCGGAGATCCTGACCACGGTAGGTGTTTCGGAGGCGGTCCAGCTGGTCATGCTGGCCGTTCTGAACCCCGGGGACGAAATCCTCATTCCCGAGCCCTGTTTCGTGTCCTATGGTCCGACAGCGACTTTTGCCGGAGCCAAGGTGGTATACGTTCCGACGTCCGTCGAGAATGATTTCCAGGTAACCGCCGAGGACATTGAATCGCGGATTACGCCCCGAACGAAAATGATCTTCCTGGCCTATCCGAGCAATCCCACAGGTGCTGTCCTTCGGCGGTCGTTCCTGGAGGAGATCGCGGAAGTGGTGGTGAGACACGATTTGCTCGTGTTGTCCGATGAGATTTACGACCGCTTGATTTACGGCAAGTCCTATGAGCGAGGGCACACCTGCCTTCCCTCCATCGGGACGTTGCGGGACCGGACCATCCTGTTGGGGGGATTTTCGAAGAACTACGCCATGACGGGCTGGCGCGTCGGATATGCATGTGCGCCGAAGCCCATTTACGATGCGATGTACAAACTGCATCAGTACATCATCATGTCCGCTCCGACAGCCGGCCAATGGGGCGCATTGGCCGCCATCCAGGACTGCCAGGACGATGTTGAGCGCATGCGTCTGGAGTACGACCGCCGCCGCCGTTTCATCGTGGACGGATTCCGATCCGCAGGGCTTCCCACGTTTGAACCCGAAGGAGCATTCTACTGCTTCCCGGACATCCGCTCGACCGGATTCACCTCTGAGGAGTTCGCGCAACGACTGCTGGAATCCGAGAAAGTTGCCGTTGTACCGGGGGATGCCTTCGGTCCCAGCGGGGCCGGTTACATCCGTTGTTCCTATGCGAATTCCATGGCCAACATCCAGGAGGCCGTCCGACGGATTACGCGTTTTGCCGAGCAGGCCCGGCACGAGGCATCGGTGGGAGCATGA
- the prfB gene encoding peptide chain release factor 2 (programmed frameshift), with the protein MDNEQIRNLLERVGTLGRYLDVSAHIEARDELAKKRLDPSFWDDVLAAQAVEKEISAHNEWINAWNSIQTRVENVQTLMEMAAEEGELLDDEIQAELNPLEREVNELEIKQLLNGPDDHRDAIVTIHPGAGGTESQDWADMLVRMYTRWGERNGYKVHLLEYQEGDVAGIKSATLHIAGDMAYGYLKSESGVHRLVRISPFDSSGRRHTSFSSVFVYPEIDDTIEIELKSDDIELQVFRSGGKGGQNVNKLETGVRLVWTGKLSDGTQQRVAAECTEERSQLQNRERAMVMLKSRIYQLEQDILQAEKNRIEGTKKKIEWGSQIRSYVFQPYTMVNDHRTETKVTDVDSVMDGDLDVFIQAFLMMD; encoded by the exons ATGGACAACGAACAGATACGTAACCTGTTAGAGCGTGTGGGCACGCTCGGGAGGTATCTT GACGTATCAGCTCACATAGAGGCCAGGGACGAACTGGCGAAAAAACGGCTCGATCCCTCGTTCTGGGACGACGTCCTGGCGGCACAGGCTGTGGAGAAGGAGATTTCAGCCCACAACGAATGGATCAATGCCTGGAACAGCATCCAGACTCGTGTGGAGAATGTCCAGACCCTCATGGAAATGGCGGCGGAGGAAGGCGAGCTCCTGGATGATGAAATCCAGGCCGAGCTGAATCCGCTTGAGCGGGAGGTCAACGAGCTTGAAATCAAGCAGTTGCTGAACGGTCCAGATGACCACCGGGACGCGATTGTCACCATCCACCCCGGTGCGGGTGGAACGGAGAGCCAGGACTGGGCCGACATGTTGGTCCGGATGTATACGCGGTGGGGCGAGCGCAACGGGTACAAAGTCCATCTCCTGGAGTATCAGGAGGGGGATGTGGCGGGTATAAAAAGTGCTACGCTCCACATTGCGGGCGACATGGCCTATGGTTACCTGAAGTCTGAATCGGGCGTCCACCGCCTGGTGCGGATCAGTCCATTCGATTCCAGTGGCCGGCGTCACACGTCGTTCTCCTCTGTATTCGTGTATCCCGAAATCGACGACACCATCGAGATCGAGCTCAAGTCGGACGATATCGAGTTGCAGGTATTCAGGAGTGGCGGGAAAGGTGGCCAGAACGTCAACAAGCTGGAGACCGGCGTCCGGCTGGTATGGACGGGCAAGCTGTCGGACGGTACCCAGCAGCGGGTTGCCGCGGAATGTACCGAGGAACGGAGTCAACTCCAGAACCGGGAGCGCGCCATGGTCATGTTGAAGTCCCGGATCTATCAGCTTGAACAGGATATCCTGCAGGCTGAGAAGAACAGGATTGAGGGTACCAAGAAGAAGATAGAATGGGGCTCACAAATCCGTTCCTACGTTTTCCAGCCCTATACGATGGTGAATGATCACAGGACGGAGACCAAGGTAACCGATGTCGATTCAGTCATGGACGGCGACCTGGACGTCTTCATCCAGGCTTTCCTGATGATGGACTGA
- the nadB gene encoding L-aspartate oxidase: MQLTFDYLILGSGAAGLSIALELAQSGSVAIVTKKEAVESNTNYAQGGIAAVMDAGDSIEAHVRDTLIAGAGLCDEQAVRTILADGPDRIRELQQGGARFTEHDGALHLGREGGHGKHRIVHAADATGREVERSLLERVQAHPDIRIFEHHMALELITEHHLGQYVSRVTPDIHCFGAYVLSEQEERVVTFLAKVTLLATGGASQVYLHSTNPVVATGDGVAMAYRAKALISNMEFVQFHPTSLYHPDANRFLISEAVRGAGGKLRNLAGECFMSRYDAREELAPRDIVARAIDDQLKSRGEPHVWLDVTHLDEQEVVAHFPTIHAACLGWGIDITQDLIPVVPAAHYMCGGVKTDVDGKTSIRNLYAVGEVACTGLHGANRLASNSLLEALVVGRRAAVSARQDAASTTLCPTIPEWDDSGTSNPTEWVLVSHNRDELQRIMWDYVGIVRSRLRLERARRRIHVLYEETEEFYRKSNVSTGLGELRNMIAVAYLIVKSATTRRESRGLHYMTDYPEMREDRAQPTLL, translated from the coding sequence ATGCAGTTGACGTTCGATTACCTGATTCTTGGCAGTGGAGCGGCCGGCCTGTCCATAGCGCTTGAATTGGCCCAGTCGGGTTCAGTGGCCATCGTGACCAAGAAAGAAGCGGTGGAATCGAACACGAATTATGCGCAGGGTGGCATAGCTGCGGTCATGGATGCCGGAGATTCCATCGAGGCACATGTCCGCGATACGCTGATTGCCGGGGCAGGGTTGTGTGATGAACAGGCCGTCCGCACCATTCTTGCTGATGGCCCGGACCGGATCCGCGAACTCCAACAGGGTGGAGCGCGCTTCACAGAGCACGACGGAGCACTTCATTTGGGACGTGAGGGTGGCCATGGCAAACATCGCATTGTACATGCCGCCGATGCCACGGGTCGGGAAGTGGAGCGATCTCTTCTGGAGCGTGTCCAGGCGCACCCGGACATCCGGATTTTCGAGCATCATATGGCCCTGGAGCTCATAACAGAGCATCATCTGGGTCAGTATGTCAGTCGAGTGACACCGGATATCCACTGTTTCGGGGCCTATGTCCTGTCCGAGCAGGAGGAGCGCGTGGTGACCTTCCTGGCCAAGGTCACGCTCCTGGCCACTGGCGGGGCCAGCCAGGTCTACCTGCACTCCACCAACCCGGTGGTCGCTACTGGAGATGGGGTGGCCATGGCGTATCGGGCCAAGGCGCTCATATCCAACATGGAATTCGTTCAATTCCACCCCACGTCCCTGTATCATCCGGATGCCAACCGCTTCCTTATATCCGAGGCGGTACGAGGGGCCGGGGGGAAGCTGCGGAATCTCGCTGGAGAGTGCTTCATGTCCAGGTACGATGCCCGCGAGGAATTGGCCCCCAGGGACATCGTGGCCCGCGCCATCGATGATCAGCTGAAGTCGCGAGGGGAGCCCCACGTGTGGTTGGATGTGACGCATCTGGATGAGCAGGAAGTGGTGGCGCATTTCCCGACCATTCATGCAGCCTGCCTGGGCTGGGGCATAGATATAACCCAGGACCTGATTCCCGTCGTTCCGGCCGCTCATTACATGTGTGGTGGTGTCAAGACCGATGTGGACGGCAAGACCTCCATCAGGAATCTGTATGCGGTAGGCGAAGTGGCCTGTACGGGTCTGCATGGTGCCAACCGACTGGCATCCAACTCCTTGCTCGAGGCGCTGGTCGTCGGGCGCCGGGCCGCGGTTTCGGCGCGTCAGGATGCGGCGTCCACGACCTTGTGCCCGACCATCCCGGAGTGGGATGACTCGGGTACGTCCAATCCCACTGAATGGGTGCTCGTGTCCCACAACCGAGACGAACTCCAGCGCATCATGTGGGACTATGTAGGCATTGTGCGTTCGCGCTTGCGATTGGAGCGCGCCCGGCGACGCATCCATGTACTGTATGAAGAGACGGAGGAATTCTACCGGAAATCCAATGTCTCTACGGGCTTGGGAGAATTAAGGAACATGATTGCCGTGGCCTATCTGATCGTGAAATCGGCGACGACACGACGTGAAAGCCGTGGTTTGCACTATATGACGGATTACCCGGAGATGCGGGAGGACCGGGCGCAGCCGACCCTTCTCTGA
- a CDS encoding ribosome maturation factor RimP, which produces MISQTDIVTDIATHTEASSRTGETTQSRIRAAMEELLHSSDHFIVDVAVRGRSGSIVVEVYLDGDDGIGIRDLAAYSRELGFVLEAEDVIRGKYHLNVSSPGEERSLVLPRQYPRHKGRMLEVVVGEGDAAEALEGKHAGMDDDGRLILETAKETRKVDLSSISRARIKLPW; this is translated from the coding sequence GTGATCAGCCAGACCGACATCGTGACGGACATCGCCACACATACTGAAGCATCTTCCAGGACCGGAGAGACGACGCAATCGCGTATCCGTGCCGCCATGGAGGAATTGCTGCACTCGTCCGACCACTTCATCGTGGACGTTGCGGTGCGTGGACGCAGCGGGTCCATTGTTGTGGAGGTATATCTGGATGGCGACGACGGCATTGGTATCCGCGATCTGGCAGCATACAGCCGCGAGTTGGGTTTTGTCCTGGAGGCGGAGGACGTCATCCGGGGCAAATATCATCTCAATGTGTCATCGCCCGGAGAAGAACGCAGCCTGGTCCTTCCGCGTCAGTACCCGCGTCACAAGGGCCGGATGCTGGAAGTCGTGGTCGGGGAAGGTGATGCAGCCGAAGCCTTGGAAGGAAAACACGCCGGAATGGATGATGACGGACGGCTCATTCTGGAAACCGCAAAGGAGACGCGGAAAGTCGATCTCTCGTCGATTTCCCGGGCTCGCATAAAGTTACCCTGGTAG
- the nusA gene encoding transcription termination factor NusA gives MQSSDLVSSFAEIAREKGIDRDNLQLIIEDVFKAMIRKRYGADDSFEVIFNPDHGDMQIIHVREVVPDWDVEDPATQIEASAALLVDEDFEVGDEVAEEIDLKDFGRRAVMTARQTFSQRIRDIEKDNVFDWYKDLVGEVVVGEIYQIRRREMLVIHNKVELIMPRHEQIHRDRYRKGDMVRAVIKEVGRDVAGNPQIIISRADPLFMERLFELEVPEIDEGIVEVKRIVREPGDRAKVAVISHDDRIDPVGACVGMKGSRIHAVVRELGNENIDVVQWSDDTMELISRALSPANPVQIITNDELNPPRAKVVVKADEVSQAIGRGGINIRLASALTGYEIDIYREIADTEEDIEITEFADEIPADLLQQLRDIGCDTARAVMELSRDELIRRTGMEEVAAELIMRVIKSEFDEEEGMAP, from the coding sequence ATGCAAAGTTCAGACCTTGTATCGTCGTTTGCCGAGATTGCCCGTGAAAAGGGCATAGACCGGGATAACCTGCAATTGATCATCGAAGATGTGTTCAAGGCGATGATCCGCAAGCGTTATGGCGCGGACGATTCGTTCGAAGTCATTTTCAATCCGGATCATGGTGACATGCAGATCATCCATGTCCGGGAAGTCGTGCCCGATTGGGACGTGGAGGATCCTGCCACGCAGATCGAGGCATCGGCCGCGTTATTGGTGGACGAGGATTTCGAGGTCGGCGACGAAGTGGCCGAGGAAATCGACCTGAAGGATTTTGGTCGCCGGGCCGTCATGACCGCTCGTCAGACGTTCAGTCAGCGTATCCGTGATATCGAGAAAGACAACGTTTTCGATTGGTACAAGGATCTCGTGGGCGAGGTCGTCGTGGGCGAAATCTACCAGATTCGTCGTCGGGAGATGTTGGTCATCCACAACAAGGTGGAGTTGATCATGCCTCGCCATGAACAGATCCACCGGGACCGCTACCGCAAGGGGGACATGGTCCGTGCTGTCATCAAGGAGGTCGGCCGGGATGTCGCCGGCAATCCGCAGATCATCATTTCCAGAGCCGATCCGTTGTTCATGGAGCGGTTGTTCGAATTGGAAGTACCGGAAATCGATGAGGGAATCGTGGAGGTGAAAAGGATCGTCCGGGAGCCCGGTGATCGGGCCAAGGTGGCGGTCATCAGCCACGACGATCGCATAGATCCGGTGGGGGCTTGTGTCGGTATGAAGGGCTCGCGCATCCATGCGGTTGTTCGCGAACTCGGCAACGAGAATATCGACGTGGTCCAGTGGTCAGACGATACCATGGAATTGATTTCACGTGCACTTTCCCCGGCAAATCCGGTTCAGATCATCACGAACGATGAATTGAATCCTCCCCGTGCAAAAGTGGTCGTCAAGGCGGATGAAGTCAGCCAGGCCATTGGGCGTGGTGGCATCAATATCCGGCTCGCATCCGCACTCACCGGGTACGAAATCGACATCTACCGTGAGATTGCCGACACGGAGGAAGACATCGAAATCACCGAGTTCGCGGATGAGATTCCTGCGGACCTCCTGCAGCAGCTGCGGGATATCGGTTGTGACACGGCCCGCGCCGTGATGGAGTTGTCCCGTGACGAACTCATACGACGTACCGGGATGGAGGAAGTCGCTGCGGAACTCATCATGCGGGTCATCAAATCAGAGTTTGACGAAGAGGAGGGAATGGCCCCCTGA